The sequence TTGAAGAGAAAAATTGTGCTAAAACCATAAACTAATATTTAATCGACAATCAGCGGAAACAACGATAGCAATGATcactgattttttttattttttaaacgttTGATTAAACAATCGTTATCCATTTTTTTAAACATTCAATCACTCGACCGTTAACCGACCAAAATCACCCCGCAGCAAAGCGCGAGTTTTTATCCTCGTTTTCACTAAATTCCCTATACTTTGGTCttaactagttatcgaaccctcgcttcgcgccgggggttcgattttcaatgtattttattgtgtttagtttgtaaaattatttcgtgactaacgattttgtcgttgaagcgcaactcgagtactaaaaggtataacccgtcaaagatttaaatgttattttacatctccgcgtttcgtcatgaaattgtcgacttttaaaaatttatcgcaaaatcaacgtgtatgaaaaatacCTCAAATATTTATCGTTTTTTAAAAATCGTCCGTTTTgcctatagttagtgacattgtgttcctaaaattatttcgagtttaacgatgttgtcggaaaaaattaactcgttgcgagcgagaagatatgacccgttgaatatttgggtagagtttagttaagattttttataaaaatagttatttgacactttacccccctatttgggggtcttttttttttttttttgaacaaagTTGGGGGGCTTTATTTGGAAAAAGGAgggaaaaagtaaaaaaaaaaaattaaaaaaagtgaaatgacgaaaatacccctgattaTTATTCACCGTTTTTGTataataatagttaatatagtAATAATCCACTAAATCTTTTGATTATGGGCTATTGTTATGTGTTCTAAGCCCAAGCTATATCGAAACCCATCACATGATACATCATCTCTCTTGTTTACAAACCAAGCCCACTTCATTAATTCATTTGTTGCCTTAATCATTCAGACCTTTTTTTTTTTCCGGCGAAAAAATACAAAGTATTATCTGAACAATGAGCCCTAAATCATTCAGACCTGTTGTTTCACTTCACTGTTGATCATTAACATCATCAAATCAAATACGTAGTATCGAATATTCTTCTAATTATACATACAAAATACAAACACATATTCTATGATAACTATGAACAATCCCAGAATATGGTGCAGCATAGTTATGACCCAAAATTCAATTGGAATGAGTACTCGACACTACCGATCGAATCCGAAGATAGATTTAAGAAAATTGAGACCAATGATTCTTCAAAGAATTGAAAATAGATCAAAAAATTACCCAATAAAAGCAATGATTCCAGTTGCTTATGATGTTTTAAGATCAAGACAACTTCTGATACAAGGTGTATCCACCCTTCTTCAAGTCATCCCCATCTGGTCTTGCAAGTACCTCTCGCTCTCtctttattaattaatttatatattttttgcaTTTGTCGTTTTAATTTACGGTTAAGGGGCGTTTGGCACTGTAATTGAAAAGTTATTAGCTTGATTATTTCGTTTTCATGTGGTAAATGATTAGTTCTTGTGAAAATTATCTTGATTATTGGGAGTTTTAGGGTTCAAATAATTAGGTTTGGGGATTTTTGTTAGGACGGTGATATTTCAGCATTACATTCTACAATTATGCTTTAATACTTGTATTGTACAAGTATTCAATGCATAACTGGGATGAATTTATCAAATCTAATGGTGAAAAATTCAAAATGCCCCATTTTATTTTTCCACTTTGATTGTCAATTTTTTAATTGATGTTGTAAACGCACACCGTCGTTATACGCAGATTCTGTTCAGAAGTATATATCGGGAAAACGGGTCATGCAATCAAGACTTGTCACGGTTATAAACGCCACGCTAAGAACAAGCTTCATGAATGGATCAAAGGGGGCTTAAATGATATAATTGTCCCTGTAGACACTTTTCATCTAAAAAACATGTCCCAGGATGTAATAAAACATGACGAACGCTTTGACTATAAACGTGTACCCGCAGTTATTGAACTCGCTATACAAGCAGGTGCAGAACTTGACGGAAAAAAAATATCGACTAACGAGATAGATTGTATAGGTGCTGAAACGTTAACACGTGATGATTTAACGTTAGTGGCTAAAGGAACGTTAATGGCATGGGAGGTGGTACGATCGGGTGTCGAGAAATTATTGATGGTTTATTCAGCGAAAGTTTGCAAGTATTGTTCGGAAGTTCATGTGGGCCCGTCTGGGCATAAAGCTCGTCTTTGTGGGGTGTTTAAGTATGAGAGCTGGCGTGGGACCCATCATTGGACGAAAGCTCAAGTTGATGATTTGTTACCTCCGAAGATTGTGTGGTTTCGAAGGCCTCAAGATCCTGTGGTTCTTGAGGACAAATGGCGGTCGTTTTATGGACATGCGCCTGCAGTGGTTGATTTGTGTACAAAGGCGGGGGCAGTTGCACCTCCCAAGTATTATTGTGCGATGAAGATGCAAGGATTATCAGCAGATGTTCCGTTTAAGTCGCGAGGTTGACTTTTGGGATCGAGTCAAACTGGATATTAGTTGTGGGCCATGGTATGCTACTAATTGTTGTTAAAGGATTATCAGAAGACGTGTCGAAACAATTACTGAAATCTTGAAACATTATCCTAAACATTTGTTGTGTGGTGTCATCAGAAAGCTCGATCAATCTGTGCATCTGAACAAACGACCATCGAACAGAATCATTGAAACAGCTTCTGCAATGGATGCCGTAGTGATTGATAGATCTGGTCTCTTTTTGTGTCTGAAGATTGCATTAGACATTTTGTTTTCTTGAATTTTAGATTGTTGTGCAGCTTTTAAGTAGAAAAATTCCTTTTTAACTGTAGTAACATTTGTTATGTTCATACTGCAATTACATAATAGGAATTGATGACAAGTTCGCAGAGCAACTTGTGCCTGAGGAATTGATGTATGCTTTTGCTTAGATGCTGGAAGTATGTGCTTGTACCTTGAATTTATTGTTAGATATTTCCTCATTAACGGTTAATTGTGGTCGTTGGTTAGGAGATCTTTACCGAGGGATTAATAAAAACTGTACACATGTTGTTTAAACAAGATGTAGTTCTCATGAGACGAATATACTGTAGATAAAAGTGATTTCGCACGTTCTAACAGTGACCAAGAGCCAGACTACCTTTTTCACATTCATTTAGCTAAACGATGTTGACTTGAACGCGTATTAAGGAACCCTTGTTGATATTTTTTCGAAGTGAGAACAAAACGAATGATTACAGCAGCCTAACTGAATTATCTAGTGATTGTTACGACCCTTTATGTCAACTGGGAGTTGGACATTTTGTAAAACATATACGTCCATAAACATACATTCATTATAAAGACATTAGAAGATCGATGTAAGTCACAAGATGGATCTAGTATGTGGTACACACTAAAATTTAAAGCTAAAGTGAACCTTCATTTAAAAAAATGACGAAAAAAAGTCATCTGTTTtaataacgatgataatgataatgataatacatacGACACAAGATTCTAATTTGTATTGGTTGCGAAGTTAAGGGGCTAACCAAACAACTCAACAACAGGTTTtagatgaaaatgtttatatacaaCAAACAGATGATATCATCTAGTCACAAGTACCACACTAATAACAAATAAAACCACACAACAAACAAATACAGAATGGTGTACTTTTCAAAGATGCTGCTGGTACTCTGGATTAAATGCAAGAGCCTCCCTATAAATCATCTCCTTCATCTGTTCTTCGGTTGGGGCGTGATGCTCAAAGTCGAAGTTAAAAGGGTTCAAGCAAACCGGCTCGTCGCTGATGTCGTGTAGTGATGTTAAATAAGGATGGGCAAGTGCATCTTCAACTGAAACAAATAATTCGACCTGTTTCGTTAGTAACAGGATCATACAGTAGATATACTGAGTTGTTATTAACCGAGATCTTAGATAACAAACTAAAAATCTGCAAAAGAAGAGCATGATGAATCCAGCTACCATAGTACTAGAAGAGATGGCATTTTGACCCTTACTTCTGACAGGTTCATTCAGGTTTAGTTTTATCTGTAACAGGTCAAATAACTAAAAAAGAAAAGGTCAAAGAACGCCTTGGCGTCTATTTTTCGAAGTTTAAAAAGTCAAGAGTCGGGCTCTGAGCTCGAAACATTATGGTTGTCAAGAAACTAACCAATGTACCTCACTACTATATACAGATGCCCCTTCTAAAAGTCTATGGCTAAGTCCTTTAAAGGAAATAATAAATATGGATGCTCTACATTTTTGGGGTTCAGAGTTGATATCAAACAAAAAAGTAAATAATGCTTCAACATGATTATATAAAAGTACGCATATAACCGTACGTGTCTGCCAGAAACCTCTCCGCATAATAGTAATATAATGTATGAAACACAATCTTTGAAAAACTACAGTACGGATATAGATATAACATAAAAAGGAGCCAAGAAAAATGCACACCTGTAATTCTCTGTCTCGGGTCAAACGTCAACATCTTTTCAATAAGATCAATAGCAGCAGGATGAACTTGAGGAAACTTGTCATTGAATGATTGTCGTGGGTAATGTTGTAATTGTCGGATGTATCTTTTTGCATTTTCATTCAGAAACCCTAATTCAGCTTCTGATGGAGTTCCAATTAGCTGCAAGGTTAAAAATCATTATGAAAGTTGTATACACACTGCACTACATTTAATACGGATACTATTAATTCATCAGAAATGGAAGCTGAAAACCCCATTTTTGTTCTTTCACAAGTATTAAACTAGttatattactttcaatattaagaaaaaaaTCACCTCCATAAGTAATCGAAGCTGGTGTACATGATCTCTACCAGGAAATAACGGCTTGCGGTCCATCAATTCCATAAATATGCATCCGACTGACCATACATCGATAGCGGCTGTATAATCAGAAGAGTTTAACAACAGCTCTGGTGCACGGTACCATCTTGTAACTACATACTCTGTCATAAAATCAGTTTCAGATGTAACACGCGCTAATCCAAAATCACATATCTTCAGATCACAATTAGCATTCAGGAGAAGATTGCTTGGCTTCAAATCCCTGTGCAGCACATTTGCAGAATGTATGTATTTTAACCCACGCAGAATCTGATACAGAAAATACTGCAACACAAAAGATAATTATTATAGATTAATGACTCATTAACAATAAGTCAATAACATAACTAGTACTGTATAATTTGTGCATTATTTGTTACTGCTAATGAATAGTTAAGGTTTACATGCTTATTGTCATTTCAACCACTATCTTACTTTTCTGATGGTTAATATGAACTACACAGAAATAGTTTCTTAAACTAGTTCTTGCCTTGTTACCATAATCAAACCTTTCTGCTACCCTTCTAATAGTGCTATAAATGTGTTTCTTTAGACTGTTCTGTTTCGACTTAACCTACACTCTTCAGATTCTGAAGTTCCCAAATTTCCAATACAAAACTAACAATCAAGTGACCAGCAAATTATAAACATTACGATATGTAATCTTTCCTTTTCCACTGAGAACCAAGAAAGCAGAGGCAGCCCTACAACAGATCTTATTAATATGGCATATTGTGCTCTAATAAAAGCCTCAATCCAAATGTGTGTTTTCTATTCAAGATAACAGTATTTCATGGGATAGATAAGATAAACAAAGGTGTAAATAATCAAGGTTAACATCTGGTATAATGATAAAGCAATGGAAAATATATATGGTCACATGTTTTCACAAATATTATCATGCAATCATATACCTTTCGAAATTCTGTAATCACTACATTGTATACATCTTCTCAATAGCCTACCACATTACTTCTAGTCATCCTAGCAGGCTAGCACATGCAAATTCTAGATGAATATATACTAGTAGTTTTGGCTTCAATACCTCGCTATGAGTCATACACTCACACATAACAAAACACCTCTTATATGATCTGGCCATAAATCTATAGGATCCTCAAGTATATCGGAGTCATGTCTAAAACTATGCTTCATGATCAGTCCTATAGTTCCATTGAATGATAATCACAACTGTTTACAGTGAGAGTTTAAAATCCTTTTTTCTCCTTAACATTCTTCTATACCTCTCATTCGCATATCCAGTATCTCCAGCCTGAAGCTTACACCCCTCTGCTTTCTCCACTCCTTTGTTGCACTTCACATGCATGTTAATGTCTCATTCCACATCCTAATACTGTCCCTTAATGATCATCTTCAAAGTAGCCACTTCCCTTATATATCATCTTAAATCATTTCACTATACAATAAGGTGGATGAATCTCTAACATAAAAAATGTGTGTTGTGTCAACAGTCACGACATGCCCCTCGGTATTGATTTTACAGCTCATGCATGTTACTCGCTCCTTCATCCCACTAAAAACGATGTCTATTTGATTCATAACTTCTAAGTTCATTAGGTGATAGTTTACTAAAGAGATTAATCATAGATTATAACCTGCAAAACTGAGAACTTTGTCCTTATTTGTTGTTATTACCATAGCCACAACTTCATAAGGCCTTTGATACGTATTTATAAATCACGTGATTATCTAATACATCTAGATAATCAAATTGAAAACCCAGCTAGAATTTCTACCAAGTCTACCCCTAATATCCTTTCGAACTTATCAGGCTCGAGAATAATAATAGTAAAAGATGATAAGTTCAAAAAAACACTCTTCGATCCAAGTCAAATTGAAGAATGGAGAAACCAGAAGAACGTTAGCATATGCTCCAGCACTTAAAGTGATTATCACTAAGTAAACAATGAAAATACCAACATGACTGAAATATCTCATGCGATGTTTCATCTACTAGTATGAATCTGAAATTAGAAGAAATCAAAAGGATAAAGAAAGAGACAACACGTAGATTggtccatatataaaaactaacaAGGTGCTAACTAAAGAGGTTTAGGATACAGGTCTATTAAAACACCCTAAACAGTTAGGAGCGTATTCAAAGTCAAAATGGATATCAAAATAAAGAAAACCAGAGAGTACAGCAAGAAAAATAGACCTGGCAATGCTCCTCCGATAATGGTTGATTTGAACGAATAATTTGATAGAGATCAGTATCCATGAGTTCATAAGCAATGTAGACATCATTAAATGCCATCCTCTCTGGAGGTGGAATTATATCTCTGATAGCAACAACCTACATGAAAAGGGAACAAAACATCAGTCAAAGAAACTCACATCTACAGTTCAATTTAGAACTCTATTGTTCAAGATTTGGTTGAGACATAAAGAAACCAAGAACAGTATAGTAGTTGATCGTAACAATGAGGAGTTATACAGCACTCATGGACTATGTAGATAGAAAAGAGCCACAACAAAACACGACCTTAAGTCATGAGCAACAAGCAAACTACAAGGAATATGCAATCATATTGTGTGTATAACTGATATGTATAGATATAATTGCATAGCGATTAGTAAACTGAATATACATAATTAGCCTGCAATGCTGTTATAGTAAAGGTGCGACTACAGTCAAAACTCCTCCACCTGGGCACTACAAAGATTTTTAAACAATCTAAATTCTACTGGCACAAAATTATTTTACCATAATAAAGTATTATAACCAAACAATTTTTATGCTTGAAAATATACGTAATTATCTATAGAAGACACTGGCTTATTTCCACTTTTTGATTAACAATCAAGTATGTGATCGGAAGTCTCAAACACGTCTCCTTAATATCTAAGCATAATTACTATCCTTACGTTTCTATTTATTCATAGGTACCATAAACTTCAATACCCTAACTTTAAAGTGTGTCTAACATGAATAATCATATTTATGGACAACAACTTATATGCTCCGTTTGTAGTTATACGTATGTCACATCTTCTGAATTATGAAATCATAAGTTTTGGGGATAGTCAAGATTTTTACAATTCCTGCTTCACTCTTTCAAAACAAAAACCCCACATGTACCAAAAAAAGGACTTAGACAATGAAGTtagatgaaatgattatttattttatatgtaaAAAAAGTGGCAGCCGATAAGCACCCTGATCGTATGGCAGGTAATAAAGCCTCCTAATCATTGCTCAAACAAATAAAGCCTACAAATTTCATGAACTTTTACAGCTCATATGATCAAGCAGTAATCAACAACCGATCTAGTCAAATGCACGCTATTCATGCACATCAACAGGAAAAATGTTATATCACCAGTACCAACAAATAACAGATTTAGAAAAAAATATGGTTATTCTATCTTCATTTCCATATTGAGGATGTAATTTTCTCTATCACCAGCTAAGCTAGATCTTCAACAACCATTCAGTTGAAAATTTAATTACTGCACATACTCTAATTATTAACTTACAATCTATAAATTTCTAGGATAGCATAGGGCACACAGGTGTTTTCAGTTTACTGATGTTTACAATTAACAAGCAGCACCTATCTTCAGCTGATTTTAAATATACACACTAGTAATTGCACTCGAAAATCATAGCAATTATTAAAATCACAAGCTTAAATAAGCCACTACTCACTGACATTTTCATGATCCATATGACGAAGAAGCTTAATTTCTCTTAAAGTCCTCTTCGCATCGATTTTATTGTCGAAAGCATTCGCTATCTTCTTGACAGCAACATGCTCATTCGTCTCTGAATTCAAAGCCGAACTGCCGTACACATAAAGTAAACAAATCTATCAGTCAATtaacttacacacacacacacacatatatatgtgtgtgtgtgtgtgtattgtgtGTGTATCAATTGAAAAGGAGATGAATAATGATCTGTACCAAACTATGCCGTAGGCGCCTTTACCGATAGGCATAATAGGAGGTTTATACTTAGCAGTAACTTCAAAGATATTGCCAAATATGTTATACTGAATGAACCTACCGCCGTGGCTGAGTATCGCCGGAATAGTATCGACTCCGGCCATCGGTTGCTGCGGCGGTGGCGGAGGAGCAGCAGAGGCGTCGGACATTTCGGTATCCGTAGGTTGATTTGTTGGATCCATTTTGGTTGATTAATTAAAATAACAAGTTAAAAACAAtagaaaaagtatatatatatatatatatatatatatatatatatatatatatatatataaaattttacaaGCCCTAGAAATGAAATACTGTAAAATCTAAGATGAAGGGTGTCTTCAGATGAAGGGTATGTTTGGCGACAAGCTTTTTGAAGCTTTTTAGAGCTATTAGCTTTTAGTTTTTATGAAAAAGCTCTTATATAATTTTTTAACCTCGTTTGGTTGCACTGACTTTTAGCTTTTAGAAAATTTTAAAAAGCTCCATTCAGCTCCATATTTAAACGCTCCTACATCTAGCGTTTaggaaaaaaaaaaagcttttggCCCATTAATAACCTTATATACCCTTTACGTAAATTAACCTTACGACCTAATTTTTTTTTCATACGACGAGCAGGCGGCGATTGCATCCTTCTGGTTGATCACTAACGTCTTCTTCTTCCACAGTCGCTTGCATCATTCACGGTATGTAAGTTCATGTTTATCATTCATGATCGATGTGTTTGTGTATTGTATCAATCTTGGAGTACAATTTAATACGAGTGTTTTTGTGCAAGAAGTTTCATGCAACTCTAGTTTTTTAATAACGAGATATGTGGTTATGAAAGAAGGGGTGTGGAAGCCATTATTGAAGCAAATTGTTGAGTGCgaaattgaattattttattcaAGACAACATGTAGTCATTTGGAgtctataaaaataatattatagaATGGGGTTACTTGGATTGTGTGTTTGGGTATGATTAGAATAGTAGAAGCATTATGTGGCCTGTACGTGTATGCTTGTTTACGTGTAAGGTGTTTCATTGTTTACGTGTACTCATTCATATGATAATGGaaatagataattatatatataaatgtatgtataaacTGATATAGATAATGATAGAAACTAATGATGCTTTTATAAGGTTAAGATAATCAAGTAGTTTAAATTAAGTATTAAAGTATTAATCGAATCTCATCATGTTGTTAGATGGCCTCAAAACCTGAGAATGCAAAAAAAGAAAACTGGACAAAAGAGATGGTTCTGGAATTTTGTCAGTTCTTAAATAAATATATCACGAAGCATGGTCAAACTTCTCCATTTAAATGGGTATCCCTTCAACCAGATTTTGAAAGAACTATAAAACACAAATTCAACAGTGATAGAGCTCTAAAGAACAAGTATGATAGTATGAGAAAGGATTACAACCTCTGGAAGTCACTGAAGAACGGAGAGACTGGTCTTGGTTGGAATGAAAGTACGAAGCAACTTAATTGTTCTGATGAATGGTGGAAAACTAAAACTGCGGTaagataatataatttatttaatttttaaataacaTATAAAGCTTACATAATATAAGTCATTTAATTTAACTAATAATTCACAATTATATTGTGTATAGGAAAACTCTAAATACGCAGCAATTAGGAAAAATCAGCCATCAGCACAACTACAAGATGAATGGGATCAGTTATTTGGCGATGCAGTTGCAAGTGGGTCGAATTGTGTGGCGCCTTCAATGGACTCGAGTATAATCAATGAGGTGCATGTTGAGAACCTTgtcgatgatgatgttgaggtgggTTGTGATGTAGATGCTTATCAAGTAAACAATGACACACCTTTCAATCTAGAGGAGTTAGAAACAGAAGAGCCCAACTTTTTTCGTAACTTTTATAATGAGGCCACTCAACAAAATGCGTCGGCACCAATCCCAAGTGAGGTTGCTAAAAAATTTGATATGACTACTAAAATAAACACAAAACCCAAACCAGCTAACATGAAACGTAAAGGAAGAGAATCATCGGGATCTTTAATGCTTAAGAACCATTTAGCGCAAAGTAGTGTCACTCAACAACGTGTTCTACAAATGTTAGAAGCAGATTCTTCCAAACTCGATCAAAGTACTATGTTTACTGTTGGAGCTGCTGTAGGTGTGCTTGACCGAATGGTTGATGTAGGATTACTGACAGAAGCAGGGGAGTTGTGGTTGTTTGCAATTAGATTATTTGAAAATCCGATAAAAAGAGAAATATTTATCAATTTGCGGAGTGATAATGGCAGGCTAGCTTGGTTGCAAAAGGAAAGGAGCGACAGCTGAAGTTTCTTTTAgcatgtttttttttgttttttcaatTGTTATTTTAATGGTTTATTTTTTTCCCTATGTGTGTTAGTGACATAAATATGTTGGATATTAGTtggtatattttttatataatttttttactaGAGAATAGTTTGTGTTAGTGAATTGCTAGGGAAAGTATTTCCGTAATATCttgttatatacatacacatatatatacacacacacacacacatatacacacacacatacacacacacacacacatatatatatatatatatatacacacacacacatatatatatacacacatacatatatatatatacacacatatatatatacacacatatatatgtatgtgtgtatatatgtatgtgtatatatatatatatatatatatatatatatatatatatatatatatatatatatatatatatatatatatatatatatatatatatatatatatatatatatttgttgacAGGGTTAATATGGATAGTGAGATAACCAAGAAGATACACAAATTACATTGTGTTAATTTGTTGTTGGATTCATGCTATACAAGTGATCTTGCTGCgacttattattataagtatatacacAAAGAACCATGCATGACTTCTGCTCAAACAGGTGAGGCTTGGGTGATGGAAGTTTTAAATGGTCATCCAATACGATCTGTAAATGCATTTAGAATGCATCCAGATTTGTTTATAAAATTATGTGGAGAACTTGAAACAAACTATGGATTGCAGTCAACTGATAAAATGTCCACATTTGAGATGGTGGGGATATTTATGTATACCTTGGCATTGGGATTATCTAATAGAGATGTTATGGAGCGTTTTCAACGTTCAGGGGAGACTATTAGTAGAGCATTTCATGAAGTTCTAAAGTCGATAATTGGTAGAGATAAAGGTTTCCAAGGTCTGGCACGCAACATTATAAGACCAAAAGATCCAACTTTTCAACTAGTACCACCTCAAATCATGAACGACAAAAGATACATGCCGTATTTCAAGGTAATGCACTTATTAATGTCGTTTTTATTTATTTGAATTGTTACTTCTCTAATGTTGAAATTATATTTAGGATTGTATTGGATGTATCGATGGTACACATATAAGGGCATGCATTACAGAGAGTCAACAACTACCTTATATTGGTAGAAAAGGAGTACCTACTTTCAATGTAATGGCAACGTGTGATTTTGATATGTGTTTTACATATGTATCAGTCGGATGGGAGGGATCAGCACATGACACACGTGTTTTTATGCACTCAATCCaaaataagtcaatgaacttcccGCAACCACCTGAAGGTAAATATACATATCTATGTTATTGTTTCATGTTACTTTTCTGCAAATTCCAACATGATTTGTTTAAACTTTATTATCAGGTAGATATTATTTGGTTGATAAAGGATACCCGGACAGAAAGGGATACCTTGTTCCATATCCCAAGACAAGATACCATCAATCTCAATTTCAAAAAGAGCCCCCAAATAATATGCAAGAAGCATTCAACCGTTCACATTCATCTCTACGAAGTTATATT comes from Rutidosis leptorrhynchoides isolate AG116_Rl617_1_P2 chromosome 4, CSIRO_AGI_Rlap_v1, whole genome shotgun sequence and encodes:
- the LOC139843677 gene encoding APO protein 4, mitochondrial; the protein is MITMNNPRIWCSIVMTQNSIGMSTRHYRSNPKIDLRKLRPMILQRIENRSKNYPIKAMIPVAYDVLRSRQLLIQGVSTLLQVIPIWSCKFCSEVYIGKTGHAIKTCHGYKRHAKNKLHEWIKGGLNDIIVPVDTFHLKNMSQDVIKHDERFDYKRVPAVIELAIQAGAELDGKKISTNEIDCIGAETLTRDDLTLVAKGTLMAWEVVRSGVEKLLMVYSAKVCKYCSEVHVGPSGHKARLCGVFKYESWRGTHHWTKAQVDDLLPPKIVWFRRPQDPVVLEDKWRSFYGHAPAVVDLCTKAGAVAPPKYYCAMKMQGLSADVPFKSRG
- the LOC139904489 gene encoding mitogen-activated protein kinase homolog NTF4-like produces the protein MDPTNQPTDTEMSDASAAPPPPPQQPMAGVDTIPAILSHGGRFIQYNIFGNIFEVTAKYKPPIMPIGKGAYGIVCSALNSETNEHVAVKKIANAFDNKIDAKRTLREIKLLRHMDHENVVAIRDIIPPPERMAFNDVYIAYELMDTDLYQIIRSNQPLSEEHCQYFLYQILRGLKYIHSANVLHRDLKPSNLLLNANCDLKICDFGLARVTSETDFMTEYVVTRWYRAPELLLNSSDYTAAIDVWSVGCIFMELMDRKPLFPGRDHVHQLRLLMELIGTPSEAELGFLNENAKRYIRQLQHYPRQSFNDKFPQVHPAAIDLIEKMLTFDPRQRITVEDALAHPYLTSLHDISDEPVCLNPFNFDFEHHAPTEEQMKEMIYREALAFNPEYQQHL
- the LOC139904490 gene encoding uncharacterized protein — translated: MASKPENAKKENWTKEMVLEFCQFLNKYITKHGQTSPFKWVSLQPDFERTIKHKFNSDRALKNKYDSMRKDYNLWKSLKNGETGLGWNESTKQLNCSDEWWKTKTAENSKYAAIRKNQPSAQLQDEWDQLFGDAVASGSNCVAPSMDSSIINEVHVENLVDDDVEVGCDVDAYQVNNDTPFNLEELETEEPNFFRNFYNEATQQNASAPIPSEVAKKFDMTTKINTKPKPANMKRKGRESSGSLMLKNHLAQSSVTQQRVLQMLEADSSKLDQSTMFTVGAAVGVLDRMVDVGLLTEAGELWLFAIRLFENPIKREIFINLRSDNGRLAWLQKERSDS
- the LOC139841484 gene encoding uncharacterized protein — translated: MTSAQTGEAWVMEVLNGHPIRSVNAFRMHPDLFIKLCGELETNYGLQSTDKMSTFEMVGIFMYTLALGLSNRDVMERFQRSGETISRAFHEVLKSIIGRDKGFQGLARNIIRPKDPTFQLVPPQIMNDKRYMPYFKDCIGCIDGTHIRACITESQQLPYIGRKGVPTFNVMATCDFDMCFTYVSVGWEGSAHDTRVFMHSIQNKSMNFPQPPEGRYYLVDKGYPDRKGYLVPYPKTRYHQSQFQKEPPNNMQEAFNRSHSSLRSYIERSFGILKKRFHILSEMPRFSVQTQIDVITATFALHNYIRTNSQEDIMFAIIDEHPNYIPRDELNDVNNHDTRTEGLFEGRRNEMKHVRNNIAASIWNDRH